A stretch of Bombus vancouverensis nearcticus chromosome 13, iyBomVanc1_principal, whole genome shotgun sequence DNA encodes these proteins:
- the LOC117163453 gene encoding spondin-1 isoform X1 has translation MGIKSLRDVRSFLLLLAAVTSTSATKCSRLIDGTTMPRSSAEEKYHLFITLFNRSDMVFSYMPNTKYTVTLQADSTDIMPRKFTRFLISAEPEKEDDAAESGIFDLQDELLTTYSESCPNAVVETSKMSKEEISVAWTSPSEGSGCIFIRATILETPDTWYMDDQNLVLKICQDSRAEADDQGQVLKKCCACDEAKYEVTFEGLWSRNTHPKDFPSKGWLIRFSDVIGASHTVDYRFWKYDGLASPGLQQLAELGSTRKLESELKSQSKKIRTIIKARGISYPNVTGKTFAVFRVDREHHLMSLVSMIDPSPDWIVGVSGLELCLDSCTWIEHKELNLYPYDAGTDNGITYLSPDSPTEPQEPIRRITSSYPNDSKSPFYDPSGLDMKPLARLYLNRQRLYEKACKNASEDAPSSTDTGACKVTAWRNWTACSTACGRGTQLRQRYYENEAAAVANKCNVSLSDRRQCLGHDCNGERRSVKGCSESEVLHEWSDWSECSTTCGRGIRTRTRAFKNKKYKQCKAFYSDQQLQQTDHCTNSECDEKNGEEVSEMSIQKEENDNNEDNDNKEDYEEDEATLGGIEEWSQKCIEERYMQWSLWSPCSSSCGSGTQTRFRMTHENWKRHDDVDPTECRHEAVPCQAKIASCNFTKEEAEEFCKKPKEEGRCNGNIIRWYFDKEKGCKSFKYSGCDGNENNFPTEQDCKKVCDSYQKDLRTNLSTMAKNYKVSLSSVLSYHIPAQGQRSTKTKRAHHEKLKFRGIEADSQMKSSYNAEDVDCQVSEWSSWSKCAGCRGYKNSTREIKVPHRGKGKRCPTKLHRKRKCRKDPLCLKSVALQADVPRRRIYRDQSLKVEENQISVDCKTTQWSRWSRCTATCGETAQHRTRMVKVQPFGPRGKLCPSLVEYRKCYTGKCP, from the exons GGAATAAAAAGCTTAAGGGACGTCCGCAGCTTTTTGTTGCTGTTGGCTGCAGTAACGAGCACAAGTGCGACAAAATGTAGCAGACTCATAGACGGCACAACGATGCCTCGTTCCAGTGCGGAAGAGAAATACCACCTGTTTATCACCTTGTTCAATCGATCGGATATGGTCTTCTCCTATATGCCAAATACCAAATACACTG TGACATTGCAAGCAGACAGTACGGATATCATGCCAAGAAAATTCACTAGGTTTTTGATATCCGCCGAGCCCGAAAAAGAAGACGACGCGGCAGAGAGTGGCATCTTCGATTTGCAAGACGAGTTGTTGACAACATACTCGGAAAGTTGTCCGAACGCCGTGGTGGAGACCTCGAAGATGTCCAAAGAAGAGATTTCTGTGGCCTGGACCAGCCCTTCCGAAGGTAGCGGTTGCATATTTATCAG GGCAACGATATTGGAGACGCCAGATACATGGTACATGGATGATCAGAACTTAGTGCTAAAGATATGTCAAGACTCGAGAGCCGAGGCGGACGACCAGGGGCAGGTTCTGAAAAAGTGCTGCGCCTGCGACGAGGCGAAGTACGAAGTTACTTTCGAGGGACTTTGGTCTAGAAATACTCATCCTAAG gACTTTCCTAGTAAAGGATGGCTCATTCGATTTTCAGACGTAATTGGAGCATCGCATACGGTTGATTATAGATTTTGGAAATACGATGGTCTAGCTAGTCCTGGGTTGCAACAACTGGCTGAACTTGGATCGACCAGGAAATTAGAATCCGAATTAAAGAGTCAA AGTAAAAAGATCAGAACTATAATTAAAGCCAGAGGAATAAGTTATCCCAATGTGACTGGGAAAACTTTTGCAGTATTCCGTGTTGATCGGGAACATCACCTGATGTCTTTGGTGTCGATGATCG ATCCTTCGCCGGACTGGATCGTCGGAGTTTCAGGTTTGGAATTGTGCTTGGATAGTTGCACTTGGATCGAACACAAAGAACTGAATTTGTACCCTTACGATGCGGGCACTGATAATGGAATCACGTATTTG TCACCGGATTCGCCAACTGAGCCTCAAGAACCCATCCGTAGGATAACTTCGAGCTACCCAAACGACTCCAAGTCTCCGTTTTACGATCCTTCCGGTTTAGATATGAAACCGCTTGCCAGGCTTTACTTGAACAGACAGAGGCTTTACGAGAAAGCCTGCAAGAATGCGTCAGAAGATGCGCCATCGTCCACAGATACGG GAGCCTGCAAAGTGACAGCATGGCGCAACTGGACTGCATGTTCGACAGCGTGCGGTCGTGGCACTCAACTCAGACAAAGATATTACGAGAACGAAGCTGCAGCGGTGGCGAACAAGTGCAACGTCTCGCTAAGTGACAGGCGTCAATGTCTTGGACACGATTG CAATGGAGAGCGAAGATCGGTGAAAGGATGCAGCGAGTCCGAAGTACTACACGAATGGAGTGACTGGAGTGAATGCTCGACGACCTGCGGCCGCGGAATCAGGACCAGAACAAGGGCTTTCAAGAACAAGAAATATAAACAGTGCAAAGCCTTCTATAGCGACCAACAACTTCAACAAACCGACCATTGCACGAATTCTGAGTGCGATGAAAAGAATGGAGAGGAGGTAAGCGAGATGTCTATCCAAAAGGAGGAGAATGATAACAATGAGGACAATGATAACAAAGAAGATTACGAGGAAGACGAAGCAACGTTGGGTGGAATCGAGGAATGGTCGCAA AAATGCATCGAAGAGCGTTACATGCAATGGTCCCTGTGGTCACCCTGTAGTTCTAGCTGCGGTAGCGGTACCCAAACGAGATTTAGAATGACCCATGAGAATTGGAAACGCCATGATGACGTGGATCCTACAGAATGTAGGCACGAGGCGGTTCCTTGTCAAGCTAAGATTGCATCATGTAACTTCACGAAAGAAGAGGCAGAAG AATTTTGCAAGAAACCGAAGGAAGAAGGACGATGCAACGGCAACATCATTCGTTGGTATTTCGACAAAGAGAAGGGATGTAAATCGTTCAAGTATTCCGGCTGCGatggaaatgaaaataattttccaactGAACAAGATTGCAAAAAAGTTTGCGATAGCTATCAGA AAGATTTAAGGACTAACTTATCGACTATGGCGAAAAACTATAAGGTATCCCTCAGCAGCGTTCTCAGCTATCACATACCTGCACAGGGGCAACGCAGTACGAAGACAAAGCGAGCACACCATG AGAAATTAAAGTTCAGAGGTATAGAAGCAGACAGTCAAATGAAATCGTCTTATAACGCGGAAGATGTCGACTGTCAGGTATCCGAATGGAGTAGCTGGTCTAAGTGTGCAGGATGTCGTGGATATAAAAATAGTACAAGAGAAATTAag GTACCACATAGAGGTAAAGGTAAACGATGTCCAACAAAATTACATCGTAAAAGAAAATGTCGTAAAGATCCATTGTGTT taaaatccGTAGCCTTGCAAGCTGATGTTCCAAGGCGACGTATATACCGTGACCAAAGTTTGAAGGTAGAAGAAAATCAAA TTTCAGTTGACTGTAAAACGACACAGTGGTCTAGATGGTCACGTTGTACAGCCACTTGTGGAGAAACAGCACAACACAGGACAAGAATGGTCAAAGTTCAACCTTTCGGTCCAAGAGGCAAACTTTGCCCTTCTCTGGTAGAGTACAGAAAATGTTATACAGGGAAATGTCCATAA
- the LOC117163453 gene encoding spondin-1 isoform X6, with amino-acid sequence MPRKFTRFLISAEPEKEDDAAESGIFDLQDELLTTYSESCPNAVVETSKMSKEEISVAWTSPSEGSGCIFIRATILETPDTWYMDDQNLVLKICQDSRAEADDQGQVLKKCCACDEAKYEVTFEGLWSRNTHPKDFPSKGWLIRFSDVIGASHTVDYRFWKYDGLASPGLQQLAELGSTRKLESELKSQSKKIRTIIKARGISYPNVTGKTFAVFRVDREHHLMSLVSMIDPSPDWIVGVSGLELCLDSCTWIEHKELNLYPYDAGTDNGITYLSPDSPTEPQEPIRRITSSYPNDSKSPFYDPSGLDMKPLARLYLNRQRLYEKACKNASEDAPSSTDTGACKVTAWRNWTACSTACGRGTQLRQRYYENEAAAVANKCNVSLSDRRQCLGHDCNGERRSVKGCSESEVLHEWSDWSECSTTCGRGIRTRTRAFKNKKYKQCKAFYSDQQLQQTDHCTNSECDEKNGEEVSEMSIQKEENDNNEDNDNKEDYEEDEATLGGIEEWSQKCIEERYMQWSLWSPCSSSCGSGTQTRFRMTHENWKRHDDVDPTECRHEAVPCQAKIASCNFTKEEAEEFCKKPKEEGRCNGNIIRWYFDKEKGCKSFKYSGCDGNENNFPTEQDCKKVCDSYQKDLRTNLSTMAKNYKVSLSSVLSYHIPAQGQRSTKTKRAHHEKLKFRGIEADSQMKSSYNAEDVDCQVSEWSSWSKCAGCRGYKNSTREIKVPHRGKGKRCPTKLHRKRKCRKDPLCLKSVALQADVPRRRIYRDQSLKVEENQISVDCKTTQWSRWSRCTATCGETAQHRTRMVKVQPFGPRGKLCPSLVEYRKCYTGKCP; translated from the exons ATGCCAAGAAAATTCACTAGGTTTTTGATATCCGCCGAGCCCGAAAAAGAAGACGACGCGGCAGAGAGTGGCATCTTCGATTTGCAAGACGAGTTGTTGACAACATACTCGGAAAGTTGTCCGAACGCCGTGGTGGAGACCTCGAAGATGTCCAAAGAAGAGATTTCTGTGGCCTGGACCAGCCCTTCCGAAGGTAGCGGTTGCATATTTATCAG GGCAACGATATTGGAGACGCCAGATACATGGTACATGGATGATCAGAACTTAGTGCTAAAGATATGTCAAGACTCGAGAGCCGAGGCGGACGACCAGGGGCAGGTTCTGAAAAAGTGCTGCGCCTGCGACGAGGCGAAGTACGAAGTTACTTTCGAGGGACTTTGGTCTAGAAATACTCATCCTAAG gACTTTCCTAGTAAAGGATGGCTCATTCGATTTTCAGACGTAATTGGAGCATCGCATACGGTTGATTATAGATTTTGGAAATACGATGGTCTAGCTAGTCCTGGGTTGCAACAACTGGCTGAACTTGGATCGACCAGGAAATTAGAATCCGAATTAAAGAGTCAA AGTAAAAAGATCAGAACTATAATTAAAGCCAGAGGAATAAGTTATCCCAATGTGACTGGGAAAACTTTTGCAGTATTCCGTGTTGATCGGGAACATCACCTGATGTCTTTGGTGTCGATGATCG ATCCTTCGCCGGACTGGATCGTCGGAGTTTCAGGTTTGGAATTGTGCTTGGATAGTTGCACTTGGATCGAACACAAAGAACTGAATTTGTACCCTTACGATGCGGGCACTGATAATGGAATCACGTATTTG TCACCGGATTCGCCAACTGAGCCTCAAGAACCCATCCGTAGGATAACTTCGAGCTACCCAAACGACTCCAAGTCTCCGTTTTACGATCCTTCCGGTTTAGATATGAAACCGCTTGCCAGGCTTTACTTGAACAGACAGAGGCTTTACGAGAAAGCCTGCAAGAATGCGTCAGAAGATGCGCCATCGTCCACAGATACGG GAGCCTGCAAAGTGACAGCATGGCGCAACTGGACTGCATGTTCGACAGCGTGCGGTCGTGGCACTCAACTCAGACAAAGATATTACGAGAACGAAGCTGCAGCGGTGGCGAACAAGTGCAACGTCTCGCTAAGTGACAGGCGTCAATGTCTTGGACACGATTG CAATGGAGAGCGAAGATCGGTGAAAGGATGCAGCGAGTCCGAAGTACTACACGAATGGAGTGACTGGAGTGAATGCTCGACGACCTGCGGCCGCGGAATCAGGACCAGAACAAGGGCTTTCAAGAACAAGAAATATAAACAGTGCAAAGCCTTCTATAGCGACCAACAACTTCAACAAACCGACCATTGCACGAATTCTGAGTGCGATGAAAAGAATGGAGAGGAGGTAAGCGAGATGTCTATCCAAAAGGAGGAGAATGATAACAATGAGGACAATGATAACAAAGAAGATTACGAGGAAGACGAAGCAACGTTGGGTGGAATCGAGGAATGGTCGCAA AAATGCATCGAAGAGCGTTACATGCAATGGTCCCTGTGGTCACCCTGTAGTTCTAGCTGCGGTAGCGGTACCCAAACGAGATTTAGAATGACCCATGAGAATTGGAAACGCCATGATGACGTGGATCCTACAGAATGTAGGCACGAGGCGGTTCCTTGTCAAGCTAAGATTGCATCATGTAACTTCACGAAAGAAGAGGCAGAAG AATTTTGCAAGAAACCGAAGGAAGAAGGACGATGCAACGGCAACATCATTCGTTGGTATTTCGACAAAGAGAAGGGATGTAAATCGTTCAAGTATTCCGGCTGCGatggaaatgaaaataattttccaactGAACAAGATTGCAAAAAAGTTTGCGATAGCTATCAGA AAGATTTAAGGACTAACTTATCGACTATGGCGAAAAACTATAAGGTATCCCTCAGCAGCGTTCTCAGCTATCACATACCTGCACAGGGGCAACGCAGTACGAAGACAAAGCGAGCACACCATG AGAAATTAAAGTTCAGAGGTATAGAAGCAGACAGTCAAATGAAATCGTCTTATAACGCGGAAGATGTCGACTGTCAGGTATCCGAATGGAGTAGCTGGTCTAAGTGTGCAGGATGTCGTGGATATAAAAATAGTACAAGAGAAATTAag GTACCACATAGAGGTAAAGGTAAACGATGTCCAACAAAATTACATCGTAAAAGAAAATGTCGTAAAGATCCATTGTGTT taaaatccGTAGCCTTGCAAGCTGATGTTCCAAGGCGACGTATATACCGTGACCAAAGTTTGAAGGTAGAAGAAAATCAAA TTTCAGTTGACTGTAAAACGACACAGTGGTCTAGATGGTCACGTTGTACAGCCACTTGTGGAGAAACAGCACAACACAGGACAAGAATGGTCAAAGTTCAACCTTTCGGTCCAAGAGGCAAACTTTGCCCTTCTCTGGTAGAGTACAGAAAATGTTATACAGGGAAATGTCCATAA
- the LOC117163453 gene encoding spondin-1 isoform X2 — protein sequence MGIKSLRDVRSFLLLLAAVTSTSATKCSRLIDGTTMPRSSAEEKYHLFITLFNRSDMVFSYMPNTKYTVTLQADSTDIMPRKFTRFLISAEPEKEDDAAESGIFDLQDELLTTYSESCPNAVVETSKMSKEEISVAWTSPSEGSGCIFIRATILETPDTWYMDDQNLVLKICQDSRAEADDQGQVLKKCCACDEAKYEVTFEGLWSRNTHPKDFPSKGWLIRFSDVIGASHTVDYRFWKYDGLASPGLQQLAELGSTRKLESELKSQSKKIRTIIKARGISYPNVTGKTFAVFRVDREHHLMSLVSMIDPSPDWIVGVSGLELCLDSCTWIEHKELNLYPYDAGTDNGITYLSPDSPTEPQEPIRRITSSYPNDSKSPFYDPSGLDMKPLARLYLNRQRLYEKACKNASEDAPSSTDTGACKVTAWRNWTACSTACGRGTQLRQRYYENEAAAVANKCNVSLSDRRQCLGHDCNGERRSVKGCSESEVLHEWSDWSECSTTCGRGIRTRTRAFKNKKYKQCKAFYSDQQLQQTDHCTNSECDEKNGEEVSEMSIQKEENDNNEDNDNKEDYEEDEATLGGIEEWSQKCIEERYMQWSLWSPCSSSCGSGTQTRFRMTHENWKRHDDVDPTECRHEAVPCQAKIASCNFTKEEAEEFCKKPKEEGRCNGNIIRWYFDKEKGCKSFKYSGCDGNENNFPTEQDCKKVCDSYQKDLRTNLSTMAKNYKVSLSSVLSYHIPAQGQRSTKTKRAHHEKLKFRGIEADSQMKSSYNAEDVDCQVSEWSSWSKCAGCRGYKNSTREIKVPHRGKGKRCPTKLHRKRKCRKDPLCSLQADVPRRRIYRDQSLKVEENQISVDCKTTQWSRWSRCTATCGETAQHRTRMVKVQPFGPRGKLCPSLVEYRKCYTGKCP from the exons GGAATAAAAAGCTTAAGGGACGTCCGCAGCTTTTTGTTGCTGTTGGCTGCAGTAACGAGCACAAGTGCGACAAAATGTAGCAGACTCATAGACGGCACAACGATGCCTCGTTCCAGTGCGGAAGAGAAATACCACCTGTTTATCACCTTGTTCAATCGATCGGATATGGTCTTCTCCTATATGCCAAATACCAAATACACTG TGACATTGCAAGCAGACAGTACGGATATCATGCCAAGAAAATTCACTAGGTTTTTGATATCCGCCGAGCCCGAAAAAGAAGACGACGCGGCAGAGAGTGGCATCTTCGATTTGCAAGACGAGTTGTTGACAACATACTCGGAAAGTTGTCCGAACGCCGTGGTGGAGACCTCGAAGATGTCCAAAGAAGAGATTTCTGTGGCCTGGACCAGCCCTTCCGAAGGTAGCGGTTGCATATTTATCAG GGCAACGATATTGGAGACGCCAGATACATGGTACATGGATGATCAGAACTTAGTGCTAAAGATATGTCAAGACTCGAGAGCCGAGGCGGACGACCAGGGGCAGGTTCTGAAAAAGTGCTGCGCCTGCGACGAGGCGAAGTACGAAGTTACTTTCGAGGGACTTTGGTCTAGAAATACTCATCCTAAG gACTTTCCTAGTAAAGGATGGCTCATTCGATTTTCAGACGTAATTGGAGCATCGCATACGGTTGATTATAGATTTTGGAAATACGATGGTCTAGCTAGTCCTGGGTTGCAACAACTGGCTGAACTTGGATCGACCAGGAAATTAGAATCCGAATTAAAGAGTCAA AGTAAAAAGATCAGAACTATAATTAAAGCCAGAGGAATAAGTTATCCCAATGTGACTGGGAAAACTTTTGCAGTATTCCGTGTTGATCGGGAACATCACCTGATGTCTTTGGTGTCGATGATCG ATCCTTCGCCGGACTGGATCGTCGGAGTTTCAGGTTTGGAATTGTGCTTGGATAGTTGCACTTGGATCGAACACAAAGAACTGAATTTGTACCCTTACGATGCGGGCACTGATAATGGAATCACGTATTTG TCACCGGATTCGCCAACTGAGCCTCAAGAACCCATCCGTAGGATAACTTCGAGCTACCCAAACGACTCCAAGTCTCCGTTTTACGATCCTTCCGGTTTAGATATGAAACCGCTTGCCAGGCTTTACTTGAACAGACAGAGGCTTTACGAGAAAGCCTGCAAGAATGCGTCAGAAGATGCGCCATCGTCCACAGATACGG GAGCCTGCAAAGTGACAGCATGGCGCAACTGGACTGCATGTTCGACAGCGTGCGGTCGTGGCACTCAACTCAGACAAAGATATTACGAGAACGAAGCTGCAGCGGTGGCGAACAAGTGCAACGTCTCGCTAAGTGACAGGCGTCAATGTCTTGGACACGATTG CAATGGAGAGCGAAGATCGGTGAAAGGATGCAGCGAGTCCGAAGTACTACACGAATGGAGTGACTGGAGTGAATGCTCGACGACCTGCGGCCGCGGAATCAGGACCAGAACAAGGGCTTTCAAGAACAAGAAATATAAACAGTGCAAAGCCTTCTATAGCGACCAACAACTTCAACAAACCGACCATTGCACGAATTCTGAGTGCGATGAAAAGAATGGAGAGGAGGTAAGCGAGATGTCTATCCAAAAGGAGGAGAATGATAACAATGAGGACAATGATAACAAAGAAGATTACGAGGAAGACGAAGCAACGTTGGGTGGAATCGAGGAATGGTCGCAA AAATGCATCGAAGAGCGTTACATGCAATGGTCCCTGTGGTCACCCTGTAGTTCTAGCTGCGGTAGCGGTACCCAAACGAGATTTAGAATGACCCATGAGAATTGGAAACGCCATGATGACGTGGATCCTACAGAATGTAGGCACGAGGCGGTTCCTTGTCAAGCTAAGATTGCATCATGTAACTTCACGAAAGAAGAGGCAGAAG AATTTTGCAAGAAACCGAAGGAAGAAGGACGATGCAACGGCAACATCATTCGTTGGTATTTCGACAAAGAGAAGGGATGTAAATCGTTCAAGTATTCCGGCTGCGatggaaatgaaaataattttccaactGAACAAGATTGCAAAAAAGTTTGCGATAGCTATCAGA AAGATTTAAGGACTAACTTATCGACTATGGCGAAAAACTATAAGGTATCCCTCAGCAGCGTTCTCAGCTATCACATACCTGCACAGGGGCAACGCAGTACGAAGACAAAGCGAGCACACCATG AGAAATTAAAGTTCAGAGGTATAGAAGCAGACAGTCAAATGAAATCGTCTTATAACGCGGAAGATGTCGACTGTCAGGTATCCGAATGGAGTAGCTGGTCTAAGTGTGCAGGATGTCGTGGATATAAAAATAGTACAAGAGAAATTAag GTACCACATAGAGGTAAAGGTAAACGATGTCCAACAAAATTACATCGTAAAAGAAAATGTCGTAAAGATCCATTGTGTT CCTTGCAAGCTGATGTTCCAAGGCGACGTATATACCGTGACCAAAGTTTGAAGGTAGAAGAAAATCAAA TTTCAGTTGACTGTAAAACGACACAGTGGTCTAGATGGTCACGTTGTACAGCCACTTGTGGAGAAACAGCACAACACAGGACAAGAATGGTCAAAGTTCAACCTTTCGGTCCAAGAGGCAAACTTTGCCCTTCTCTGGTAGAGTACAGAAAATGTTATACAGGGAAATGTCCATAA
- the LOC117163453 gene encoding spondin-1 isoform X5, protein MGIKSLRDVRSFLLLLAAVTSTSATKCSRLIDGTTMPRSSAEEKYHLFITLFNRSDMVFSYMPNTKYTVTLQADSTDIMPRKFTRFLISAEPEKEDDAAESGIFDLQDELLTTYSESCPNAVVETSKMSKEEISVAWTSPSEGSGCIFIRATILETPDTWYMDDQNLVLKICQDSRAEADDQGQVLKKCCACDEAKYEVTFEGLWSRNTHPKDFPSKGWLIRFSDVIGASHTVDYRFWKYDGLASPGLQQLAELGSTRKLESELKSQSKKIRTIIKARGISYPNVTGKTFAVFRVDREHHLMSLVSMIDPSPDWIVGVSGLELCLDSCTWIEHKELNLYPYDAGTDNGITYLSPDSPTEPQEPIRRITSSYPNDSKSPFYDPSGLDMKPLARLYLNRQRLYEKACKNASEDAPSSTDTGACKVTAWRNWTACSTACGRGTQLRQRYYENEAAAVANKCNVSLSDRRQCLGHDCNGERRSVKGCSESEVLHEWSDWSECSTTCGRGIRTRTRAFKNKKYKQCKAFYSDQQLQQTDHCTNSECDEKNGEEVSEMSIQKEENDNNEDNDNKEDYEEDEATLGGIEEWSQKCIEERYMQWSLWSPCSSSCGSGTQTRFRMTHENWKRHDDVDPTECRHEAVPCQAKIASCNFTKEEAEEFCKKPKEEGRCNGNIIRWYFDKEKGCKSFKYSGCDGNENNFPTEQDCKKVCDSYQKKLKFRGIEADSQMKSSYNAEDVDCQVSEWSSWSKCAGCRGYKNSTREIKVPHRGKGKRCPTKLHRKRKCRKDPLCLKSVALQADVPRRRIYRDQSLKVEENQISVDCKTTQWSRWSRCTATCGETAQHRTRMVKVQPFGPRGKLCPSLVEYRKCYTGKCP, encoded by the exons GGAATAAAAAGCTTAAGGGACGTCCGCAGCTTTTTGTTGCTGTTGGCTGCAGTAACGAGCACAAGTGCGACAAAATGTAGCAGACTCATAGACGGCACAACGATGCCTCGTTCCAGTGCGGAAGAGAAATACCACCTGTTTATCACCTTGTTCAATCGATCGGATATGGTCTTCTCCTATATGCCAAATACCAAATACACTG TGACATTGCAAGCAGACAGTACGGATATCATGCCAAGAAAATTCACTAGGTTTTTGATATCCGCCGAGCCCGAAAAAGAAGACGACGCGGCAGAGAGTGGCATCTTCGATTTGCAAGACGAGTTGTTGACAACATACTCGGAAAGTTGTCCGAACGCCGTGGTGGAGACCTCGAAGATGTCCAAAGAAGAGATTTCTGTGGCCTGGACCAGCCCTTCCGAAGGTAGCGGTTGCATATTTATCAG GGCAACGATATTGGAGACGCCAGATACATGGTACATGGATGATCAGAACTTAGTGCTAAAGATATGTCAAGACTCGAGAGCCGAGGCGGACGACCAGGGGCAGGTTCTGAAAAAGTGCTGCGCCTGCGACGAGGCGAAGTACGAAGTTACTTTCGAGGGACTTTGGTCTAGAAATACTCATCCTAAG gACTTTCCTAGTAAAGGATGGCTCATTCGATTTTCAGACGTAATTGGAGCATCGCATACGGTTGATTATAGATTTTGGAAATACGATGGTCTAGCTAGTCCTGGGTTGCAACAACTGGCTGAACTTGGATCGACCAGGAAATTAGAATCCGAATTAAAGAGTCAA AGTAAAAAGATCAGAACTATAATTAAAGCCAGAGGAATAAGTTATCCCAATGTGACTGGGAAAACTTTTGCAGTATTCCGTGTTGATCGGGAACATCACCTGATGTCTTTGGTGTCGATGATCG ATCCTTCGCCGGACTGGATCGTCGGAGTTTCAGGTTTGGAATTGTGCTTGGATAGTTGCACTTGGATCGAACACAAAGAACTGAATTTGTACCCTTACGATGCGGGCACTGATAATGGAATCACGTATTTG TCACCGGATTCGCCAACTGAGCCTCAAGAACCCATCCGTAGGATAACTTCGAGCTACCCAAACGACTCCAAGTCTCCGTTTTACGATCCTTCCGGTTTAGATATGAAACCGCTTGCCAGGCTTTACTTGAACAGACAGAGGCTTTACGAGAAAGCCTGCAAGAATGCGTCAGAAGATGCGCCATCGTCCACAGATACGG GAGCCTGCAAAGTGACAGCATGGCGCAACTGGACTGCATGTTCGACAGCGTGCGGTCGTGGCACTCAACTCAGACAAAGATATTACGAGAACGAAGCTGCAGCGGTGGCGAACAAGTGCAACGTCTCGCTAAGTGACAGGCGTCAATGTCTTGGACACGATTG CAATGGAGAGCGAAGATCGGTGAAAGGATGCAGCGAGTCCGAAGTACTACACGAATGGAGTGACTGGAGTGAATGCTCGACGACCTGCGGCCGCGGAATCAGGACCAGAACAAGGGCTTTCAAGAACAAGAAATATAAACAGTGCAAAGCCTTCTATAGCGACCAACAACTTCAACAAACCGACCATTGCACGAATTCTGAGTGCGATGAAAAGAATGGAGAGGAGGTAAGCGAGATGTCTATCCAAAAGGAGGAGAATGATAACAATGAGGACAATGATAACAAAGAAGATTACGAGGAAGACGAAGCAACGTTGGGTGGAATCGAGGAATGGTCGCAA AAATGCATCGAAGAGCGTTACATGCAATGGTCCCTGTGGTCACCCTGTAGTTCTAGCTGCGGTAGCGGTACCCAAACGAGATTTAGAATGACCCATGAGAATTGGAAACGCCATGATGACGTGGATCCTACAGAATGTAGGCACGAGGCGGTTCCTTGTCAAGCTAAGATTGCATCATGTAACTTCACGAAAGAAGAGGCAGAAG AATTTTGCAAGAAACCGAAGGAAGAAGGACGATGCAACGGCAACATCATTCGTTGGTATTTCGACAAAGAGAAGGGATGTAAATCGTTCAAGTATTCCGGCTGCGatggaaatgaaaataattttccaactGAACAAGATTGCAAAAAAGTTTGCGATAGCTATCAGA AGAAATTAAAGTTCAGAGGTATAGAAGCAGACAGTCAAATGAAATCGTCTTATAACGCGGAAGATGTCGACTGTCAGGTATCCGAATGGAGTAGCTGGTCTAAGTGTGCAGGATGTCGTGGATATAAAAATAGTACAAGAGAAATTAag GTACCACATAGAGGTAAAGGTAAACGATGTCCAACAAAATTACATCGTAAAAGAAAATGTCGTAAAGATCCATTGTGTT taaaatccGTAGCCTTGCAAGCTGATGTTCCAAGGCGACGTATATACCGTGACCAAAGTTTGAAGGTAGAAGAAAATCAAA TTTCAGTTGACTGTAAAACGACACAGTGGTCTAGATGGTCACGTTGTACAGCCACTTGTGGAGAAACAGCACAACACAGGACAAGAATGGTCAAAGTTCAACCTTTCGGTCCAAGAGGCAAACTTTGCCCTTCTCTGGTAGAGTACAGAAAATGTTATACAGGGAAATGTCCATAA